The nucleotide window TCTATACTCTGCTTGAATCCCTGTTCTGAATAGCTGTAGCAGCCCTCATTTCCTCATCTTAATATGTGATGGAGGGGTCTTATACCCTGCTTCTATACAACATTGCTTATGTTTCCTGCTCTTGTAAAGTTCTTCCAGGTAAACTATATTCTTCCTTCTTTACTCAGTGGCACTGAGCATGCTTAAAGTCTAATGACAGTATCATGATTTCcacctttcctttcttgttaGTTGTGCATTCATCGATAGAACTTAAGATCAGAAAGGACTGTTAAATGATCTGAAAGTTGCACGTGGCTTTTTATCCTTGTAGTGAGTGTACAAATTTTCCAGAGaaagagctttgaaaatgttaagGAGGGTTCAATTCATTGCAATTTGTTGCAGTGTTACAATGACAAATTTGTGGCTTCCAGTTTGGATGCTAATAAAAGAGTTATAGTGTCAAGCCTGTTAGCAGTCACTAAAAAGCACGTTCCTTTGACAGTGCCTTGATAGTCTGTGTGGatttctttgctgttgctggCAGAAGGGAGGCAAGGGGGTTTGAAACCTGTCAGGCAGTTTTCCATCTATTTAACAGTGACTATAATGGCATGACTGTTTCATGCCCTTCCAGTTTAAGCAGgtctccccctccccattcCATCTATGTTCTGGGACAACTCATTGTTCAGCTTTGAAATGAACTTACCTGTCTAAACTATAACTCCAATAAAAAGATGACACTGCTGCTGAATAAATGCTCATGAAACTACAGTCTCAGAATGTCATATAGGATCAAATCAAGCACTTTGCAAAATCAGAAGCCAAAGTTAGAATgtcaaaaaatttaaaaaaaaaaaaattgctgtcttTTGCATTACACATTGATTTGCACTTTGCACAAATACTCTTACCTTTTCAGTTACTTATTACCCAATTTCTCTATCAGTGTTTCCATTATCTTTCTAAAGATTATTAGTTTCCTCACATCAAGAACATCCTACTCATTCCTTCTGCATTTTGGCACATTAGCTCTCCCTTGGAATTTCCCAGCGGGCCTGAGGCTTCCTGTTGTATAACATCTCCTTGGCAACTAATGGAGTAGAGAATATTTCTGTAGATATAAGCATatcttcttttctgcctttggaaAGAAGCAGAATTACTTTGACTTTTTGCATTAACTTTTCTCTCATTATACTTGGCCTTATCATTAGGAGACAGGCATACTCAAACTCAGTTTGTCAATTCTCTTACCTTTAAGCAGAGACTCTGCAGCTCTGGTCAGTGAAAAGAGACTCCGGCTCCTGCACTGATACAGTTCTTAATCCTTTGAATTATGGCAGTTGTCTCTAATTACGGGAGTCAAAAATGCGTAGAATAGCTGGAGAGATTTAGTATCACCTGAGTTAAGGTGCTTATTTATGTGTGTCTTTGAAACGTGTACAAGGGCAAATTTAGTAATTGCAGCTAATGCTCCAAAATACTGTTCTTTCATCATATCCtttaatcatagaatggtttgggttggaagggacctttagagctcatccagcccaacccctgcagtgacagggacagctttaaccagaccagggtgctcagagccccgtccaacctgacctggaatgtttccagggatggggcctccaccgcctctctggacaacccattccactgcctcaccaccctcattgtaaaaaatttcttccttatatccagtctaaatctaccctaaTCCACAGACACAGGCCCCCACTGCAGTGGCATGCATTTGGAGGAACTGACATACTATACAACACACCAGAAAGTTTTTTGCATGACTCTGCTAGGTTTTAGTTTCTCAGTGAAATGGAAGTGATAGGTTTCAATCCCTTTCACTCACACCAAATAATTCTCATTTCAGCATTAAAGCATTTGCAGTACCTGAAGGATTTTCTTCAGCCTCTGCTGCCCAAGACAGCAAGAGTGAAGACAGAGAACAAGTGTACCGTGCTCCTGAAATCATCCCGCTTTATGGGGTCTCAACAAAAATGATCCCACTCTTTCAGGAATCTGGACACAGGTAAGCACTAGAAAAGTACAAAACAACCATTATTACATGAAGAGAGAGACTAACAAACCTATGCTGCTACATTTTGTTAGCCCTCCTGGGGAGGGCCCTGTGATGCTGTCAGGAAAGGTGATGGAATCAAGAATATATTCATTGCTtcacaaagggaagaaagataAGAGGCTGTGACAACTGCATTCAGCAAGTACTCGCATCACTTCTCCCACAGCTAAGGAGGTGATAGCTCAAGTGTCAAAATTGATACATTTTACTTGGATTGTCTTAATTTGCCAGTGGATAAGGCATATTCTGCCCACCCACAGTATGGTTTACTGAAAAGAGGATGCCCAGATAATTTAAAGAACTCACTTGCCTCCTTGTGCCCTAATCTTGTCTGTTTTGATGTAGTTTAGATAGCACTCAGTGGCAGCCTTTCTTCAGCTGAGCACTTTTGTACAAGTGATAACTTGTACACAGTCCCCTGAAGCTAGGGGTGCCACTGGCATCATTGTCCCAAACTAGGCTCCCAAAACCAAAGGATTTAGAGTCTCTGTAATTACTGCTGTGAGCCTTTTACCTGGTATACCACAGCTGAGGTGTAACAGGAAGTCACTCGCTAGCAGATGTATTTCAGTATTGAGCTGTTGCTACCAGATAGTCAGGGTAGTTGCTGTCTTCTGTCTTAGTGACAGAACCCAACACCTAACTACTTAAAGTAGTAAgttaaaaagttttctttctctttagaaaAGGCAGCATCCTCTCAAGCAGTGAGGTGAGAAACATCATCATTAACTATGTGAAGACTAATGAATTGGTtgatgaaacaaacaaaaagtaagtAGGCACGGAAGTTGTCCTAACCTGCTTCCACAGAAGATGCTGAagttagaggaaaaaagtgaactTGTTTGCTTCTAACGcgtgtttttgttttgtagctTTGTGAAGGTGAATGGCGTTCTGTGCGACTGCCTGTTAGATAAATCGGAACAAGATGAAATCTCAAACCTTAAATGGGATGACCTCTTGAGCAGGTGACTCTCTTCCCAACATAGCGTTTCAGTATTACACAGGTTTATTGCATGCAACTCAGAACCACGTTATTGGAACTACCTAAGTTGTAACTTACTACGgtaacacacaagaaaaaaaaaaatattcagagaccTTCACTTGAAGAATCTCTTGTTCTTCACCATTTAACAAGCATCTAGCATTAACTGTTgttgggtggtttgtttttttttttttttgcttacttACCTAACCGTTTATCAGGGAAAACTTCCTAAACAAACAGTGCCTGGTTCTGTGTATAATCTGTATGTACATATTTATAAAGCCATCCTTTGCAATAGATGATAGCTGAACATGCCCTTCTTAGGCAACCTCTGCATTTATAACCTAAACCCACCTTTTAGATCCAAGACACCTGAGTATCTGACACAAGACCATTGTTTCCATATACTGAAAAACTTTGCCTAAATGTCCCCAATGTCTTACTTGCCTGGAGCTTCTTCACAACGCAGTGCTTCTGAGGCACCTCCAGcagcttcatttatttctgaagccAAGTTTGCTGGTAGGACAGTAACAGAGTTTATGCTGAATTTTAAGCTGAAGTTGCTTCACTGATCCGTGAACAATACAACTGAACAATAGCTTAAAGACAAAGGAGGTTTTCCTCTACAAGAGCCAATTTATAAAATTTTACCAATAACCATCTAAGCTATAATTTTTGTGAGTCAGTAGACTAGCTTTCTCTTTAGTCAGTCCCTTTCTTTAAAGAATAGCTAGTATGCAAATCTTTGCACGAGATCATCATGCGTTATCTTCTTAAGACACAAGTTCTTCTCACACATAGAATCTTGGCTTTCATGTAGTCTCAAAAACCTGCGAGAGGCTGCAGTGGAAAAGCACTCGCTGTACTGTATAGACTAATTGGATATTTAAACTCTGTTCAGGTGCCTTGAACGACTGCAGCCCTTACACCAGGTGACATTTTTTGGACAAGAGCCTGTTGTGAGGAAAGGAAACATAGAGCCCATCGACATAACCATAGCACAGAGATCGTCAAATAAGAAGGTAAAAAGAGAACTAATTTGAGCGGAAGCCTAGATTCTGAGAGCAGCTTTGGCAGCTCGTTTTTCTGGGATGAATGGGACATGACTTGCTAATACCTAGAGCAGTGATGTTTGCAATAATTATTAAAACCTGTAGGTGACAATTATCAAGAACCTTGAGCTGTATGGTCTAGACCCACAGTGCGTGGCCAACATTCTGCAACAAAAAGTACAGGCCAGCGCCACCATCACACCAGTACCAGGAACAAAAGACAGAGTTCAGGTCCAGATCCAAGGCAACCAAATCCATCATCTGGCCAAGATGCTGCTTGGTAAGTCTGTtctggagctgggctgggctggattACAGCAAGATACAGATTTTAATTCTTGAGCTCTGAATATTTACCTGAAGTGAACTCTTGGTTATGTTGCAGAAGAATACCAGCTACCTCGGAAATATATTCAAGGCCTTGAGAAGGCTCCAAAGCTTGGCCGGAAGaagtaagagaaaaatctaCTGTAAGAATTACTCAGATCTCATTATTTATAGAATTGTTCTGCCAACAAATCAAGGATAATGTACAGGCACTATTCATTCAAAAATGAGTCCTGGATGTTTACCAGGTCTAGGATTCACCCAAATACTAATATTGCTCCAGCTgttcatttttcataaaaataaaaagctgaataAAACCCCTAGCATTATCCTTTCCTATATATTTTTCTAGACGTTCCTAATGGTGCACTCATTTTCTGGCTACAGTGGCTTTTGGCTAGTTTAACATTCTTGCTTTGCATCTTTTAGCAAAGGCATAGTAATAGAACCTCCACCAAAATGTAAGCAAAGTACATTCCAACACATTGTTGTGGAACAGTCCACAGATGGTGTATGTCAGAAGTAAAACCCACTTGGGTTTAGATTTTatcctttttaaacatttccaggTATTAATATCAGACATTTCAGCACTGAGAATGACCTCTATTAGCTGGATTGTTAtcatttatgttatttttatatataaatacattttgggATGTGACATTAACTGTAATTTACCAGAGGTAGACATGGGTAGCAGTTCTGTCAAATCCAGCTAAAATATTAAGAGATTAATGGAACACTTTGGTCAGGTTTCACAGGGGTAGGTGTTCTGTACTG belongs to Pelecanus crispus isolate bPelCri1 chromosome 17, bPelCri1.pri, whole genome shotgun sequence and includes:
- the EIF2D gene encoding eukaryotic translation initiation factor 2D isoform X3; the protein is MFSRPFRVRSNTAIKGSDRRKLRTDVAAAFPNLSAEQLTEFIPNKEELNVIKIYSHKGEAVTVYMNNRNPILFEIEKALYPTVYSLWVYPDLLPAFSTWPPVLQKLAGGADLMLPGVVVPSSGFPQVERGTLCAVTLLGNRAPVAVAVATMSTAEMLAAGMKGKGFAVLHTYMDHLCPAGQQLDIKKSSYKKFSKFLQCMQHQKILQVKELNKGVESIVEVDWKHPDIKAFAVPEGFSSASAAQDSKSEDREQVYRAPEIIPLYGVSTKMIPLFQESGHRKGSILSSSEVRNIIINYVKTNELVDETNKNFVKVNGVLCDCLLDKSEQDEISNLKWDDLLSRCLERLQPLHQVTFFGQEPVVRKGNIEPIDITIAQRSSNKKVTIIKNLELYGLDPQCVANILQQKVQASATITPVPGTKDRVQVQIQGNQIHHLAKMLLEEYQLPRKYIQGLEKAPKLGRKK